One genomic window of Bacillota bacterium includes the following:
- the purN gene encoding phosphoribosylglycinamide formyltransferase yields MSSKPVRIGVLISGSGSNLEAIIDKCEAGELPAKVVVVVSSRADAYGLVRAKNHGIPAIHVARKEHADESSYNRAILDILKEHGVELVVMAGYMRLLGKEILDAYPNRVMNIHPALLPSFPGAHGIRDALNYGVKVTGVTVHFANEIYDEGPIILQEAVPIQEDDTEETLAERIHAVEHIIYPKAIKLYCEGKLEIDGKRVRVKG; encoded by the coding sequence ATGTCTAGCAAGCCGGTAAGAATCGGCGTTTTAATATCGGGAAGCGGTTCTAACCTGGAGGCCATCATCGACAAATGCGAGGCAGGGGAGCTTCCTGCGAAAGTTGTTGTTGTGGTAAGCAGCCGGGCAGATGCCTACGGCCTGGTAAGAGCAAAGAACCACGGTATACCGGCAATCCATGTCGCCCGAAAAGAACACGCCGATGAGTCGTCTTACAACCGGGCAATATTAGATATCCTTAAAGAACATGGTGTTGAGTTAGTTGTTATGGCCGGCTATATGCGCCTGCTTGGGAAGGAGATCCTCGATGCCTACCCTAACCGTGTCATGAATATCCATCCGGCACTCCTGCCATCCTTTCCTGGAGCGCATGGCATCAGAGATGCCCTCAACTATGGAGTAAAAGTCACTGGTGTCACCGTCCACTTTGCCAACGAGATATATGATGAAGGCCCTATAATCCTGCAGGAGGCGGTGCCCATCCAGGAAGATGATACCGAAGAGACTTTGGCCGAGCGCATCCACGCGGTCGAGCATATCATCTATCCCAAAGCAATTAAGCTCTACTGTGAAGGCAAGCTTGAAATAGATGGCAAGAGGGTGAGGGTTAAGGGATGA
- the purF gene encoding amidophosphoribosyltransferase has protein sequence MNLDFNLYQDDRPEEACGVFGIFAPGEDVAKLTYFGLHALQHRGQESAGIAVVDDNKSIIIYKDMGLITQVFNERNLASLHGDIAIGHNRYSTTGSSIHWENAQPIYKTFEGGSLALAHNGNLINTQELRYALSKNGLRFRSTSDSEVIATLIASYADKGMKVEDAIAATMKQLKGAYSLVILTENKLYAVRDPYGVRPLAIGKLNGFYAVASESCALNIIGADYVRDVNPGEIAVIDKDGLTSLQAIEPAKPSLCIFEFVYFARPDTRLYDRLLYSAREAMGAELAKEQPCEGADLVIGVPDSGVPSAIGYAHKSGLPYREGLVKNRYIGRTFIQPTQTIRQTGIRLKLNPLCEVIKGKKIVVVDDSIVRGNTSKKIIEILKEAGAREVHMRISSPPVKWPCFYGIDTAEQEQLIAANNKVEAIREYIGADSLGYLSIRGLVKSTKAKRDNFCLACFDGSYPIEVPEDLKITKLMLEEEKAKS, from the coding sequence TTGAACCTTGATTTTAATCTCTATCAGGATGATAGACCTGAGGAAGCCTGCGGTGTTTTCGGCATTTTTGCGCCGGGCGAGGATGTGGCGAAGCTTACCTACTTTGGCTTGCACGCCCTGCAGCACAGAGGGCAGGAGAGCGCAGGCATTGCGGTTGTTGATGACAACAAATCCATTATCATATACAAAGACATGGGGCTTATAACCCAGGTCTTTAACGAGCGAAACTTAGCGAGTCTTCACGGAGATATTGCCATTGGGCACAACCGCTACTCAACGACTGGCTCATCAATCCACTGGGAAAACGCCCAGCCGATTTATAAAACTTTCGAAGGTGGAAGCCTGGCGCTTGCCCATAACGGAAACTTAATCAATACCCAGGAGCTCAGGTATGCCTTGAGCAAGAACGGCTTGCGTTTTCGCTCAACGAGTGATAGCGAAGTCATTGCTACCCTTATTGCATCTTACGCGGATAAAGGTATGAAGGTAGAAGATGCGATAGCGGCGACGATGAAGCAACTCAAGGGTGCCTACTCGCTTGTGATTCTAACTGAGAACAAGCTATATGCGGTGCGCGACCCCTACGGGGTGCGCCCGTTAGCAATAGGAAAACTAAATGGTTTTTATGCGGTTGCTTCGGAAAGCTGCGCTTTAAATATTATTGGTGCAGATTACGTGCGAGACGTAAATCCAGGCGAGATCGCAGTTATCGATAAGGATGGCTTGACTAGCTTGCAGGCTATAGAGCCTGCAAAACCATCGCTTTGTATATTTGAGTTCGTGTATTTTGCAAGGCCGGATACCAGGTTATACGATAGGCTTCTCTACAGTGCACGCGAGGCTATGGGGGCAGAGCTTGCCAAAGAGCAGCCCTGCGAAGGGGCGGATCTTGTTATCGGTGTTCCCGACTCAGGAGTGCCATCGGCTATCGGCTACGCCCATAAATCTGGTTTGCCTTATCGGGAAGGGCTGGTTAAGAACCGCTATATCGGGCGCACTTTCATCCAGCCGACGCAGACTATCCGCCAGACAGGAATCAGGCTAAAGCTCAATCCCTTATGTGAAGTAATTAAGGGCAAGAAAATAGTCGTAGTAGATGATTCAATTGTGCGCGGAAACACATCAAAGAAAATTATTGAGATACTAAAAGAGGCGGGGGCAAGGGAAGTGCATATGCGGATAAGCTCTCCGCCGGTAAAGTGGCCGTGTTTCTATGGGATTGACACCGCGGAACAAGAGCAGCTTATTGCTGCCAATAACAAGGTAGAAGCAATAAGGGAATATATCGGGGCAGACAGCCTCGGCTACTTAAGCATCAGGGGACTGGTTAAGTCAACCAAAGCCAAGCGCGATAACTTCTGCCTTGCTTGCTTTGACGGCAGCTACCCGATTGAAGTACCTGAAGACTTAAAAATAACTAAACTAATGCTTGAAGAGGAGAAGGCCAAAAGCTAA
- the purQ gene encoding phosphoribosylformylglycinamidine synthase I, whose product MSKKPRVLVLLAAGINRDGDAEAAFRLAGAEPERVHINDIVDGRKKLKDYQILMLPGGFSFGDDIASGKVLANKLKYKLKDDLLQFIADGKLVFGVCNGFQVMVKLGILPGFDADYMRQDVTLTYNDSGKFEDRWVYLKTNPDSKCVFTRGVEKLVYVPVCHGEGKFIPRDDEVLKRLQDNNQIVVQYVDENGQFGPYPINPNGSVIHTAGICDETGRVFGMMPHPENHILRTQHPRWTREDLPDEGDGLVLFKNAVEYVKKEL is encoded by the coding sequence TTGAGCAAAAAACCCAGGGTGCTCGTTTTGCTGGCCGCCGGCATCAACCGGGACGGGGACGCAGAAGCTGCGTTTCGCTTAGCCGGTGCAGAGCCTGAGCGGGTACACATAAACGATATTGTGGATGGCCGAAAGAAGTTAAAGGACTACCAGATACTCATGCTTCCCGGTGGGTTCTCCTTTGGTGACGATATAGCCTCTGGAAAAGTTTTGGCTAATAAACTTAAATACAAGCTAAAAGATGACCTTCTGCAGTTCATTGCCGATGGCAAGCTTGTCTTTGGCGTCTGTAATGGTTTCCAGGTGATGGTCAAGCTTGGGATATTGCCGGGCTTTGACGCAGACTACATGCGCCAGGATGTAACTCTTACATACAACGATTCAGGAAAGTTCGAGGACCGTTGGGTTTATCTTAAAACCAATCCCGATTCCAAATGCGTCTTTACAAGAGGGGTAGAAAAGCTCGTCTATGTCCCAGTTTGCCATGGCGAGGGTAAATTCATCCCAAGAGACGACGAAGTATTAAAGAGGCTTCAAGATAATAACCAAATTGTTGTCCAGTATGTCGATGAGAATGGGCAGTTTGGCCCGTACCCAATAAATCCAAACGGCTCGGTAATTCACACCGCCGGTATATGCGATGAGACGGGCCGTGTCTTTGGCATGATGCCCCATCCGGAAAACCACATCCTGCGCACACAACATCCCCGCTGGACAAGAGAGGACCTTCCTGATGAGGGCGACGGGTTGGTGTTGTTTAAGAACGCGGTTGAGTATGTGAAAAAAGAGCTGTAA
- the purM gene encoding phosphoribosylformylglycinamidine cyclo-ligase, whose protein sequence is MADAKKTLTYKDAGVDIEAGEQVVELIKKSVRSTFTPGVLTDIGGFGGLFALDKSRFSEPVLVSGTDGVGTKLKIAQAMDIHSTVGIDLVAMCVNDILVQGAEPLFFLDYFATGELDPKKAADVIEGIAEGCRQAGCALLGGETAEMPSFYAPGEYDLAGFAVGVVDKGAIITGENIAEGDVILGLASSGLHSNGYSLARKLIEVGGLSLDKTYWDGGTSLGEEYLKPTRIYVKSILKLVQSYPIKGLAHITGGGLTHNVPRILPKTVDAKIKLGSWPVLPVFEFIRREGAVETEEMLQTFNMGIGMVILIDSKYEDGAIELLTQAGEMVYVIGKAVAGKGVVAYV, encoded by the coding sequence ATGGCTGATGCAAAAAAAACCCTTACCTACAAGGATGCTGGCGTTGATATCGAGGCCGGCGAGCAGGTTGTAGAACTTATCAAAAAATCCGTGCGCTCGACTTTTACACCGGGTGTTTTGACCGACATTGGCGGATTTGGCGGGCTTTTTGCGCTTGACAAGAGCCGCTTTTCTGAGCCGGTTCTAGTATCCGGGACCGATGGTGTGGGGACTAAACTAAAAATTGCCCAGGCGATGGATATACACAGCACAGTCGGCATCGACCTTGTCGCCATGTGTGTAAACGATATCTTAGTCCAGGGGGCCGAGCCGCTTTTCTTCTTAGATTATTTTGCAACCGGCGAGCTTGATCCAAAAAAAGCCGCTGATGTGATCGAGGGAATTGCCGAAGGATGCCGGCAGGCAGGATGTGCACTTCTTGGTGGGGAGACCGCCGAGATGCCGAGCTTTTACGCCCCCGGCGAATACGATTTAGCCGGTTTTGCGGTTGGCGTTGTTGATAAGGGCGCCATCATAACTGGTGAGAATATTGCAGAAGGCGATGTTATCCTTGGGCTTGCATCATCTGGTCTGCACTCAAACGGTTATTCATTAGCAAGAAAGCTCATTGAGGTGGGCGGGCTATCTTTAGATAAAACTTATTGGGACGGCGGGACATCTCTTGGTGAAGAGTATCTAAAGCCCACCCGCATTTATGTAAAAAGCATCCTTAAGCTTGTGCAAAGCTATCCTATAAAGGGGCTTGCGCACATTACTGGCGGAGGCTTGACGCACAACGTCCCGAGAATATTACCCAAGACGGTTGATGCTAAGATCAAGCTTGGCTCCTGGCCGGTTTTGCCAGTCTTTGAGTTTATCCGGCGCGAAGGAGCAGTTGAGACGGAAGAGATGCTTCAGACGTTTAATATGGGAATCGGGATGGTCATTTTGATCGATTCTAAATATGAAGATGGGGCGATCGAATTGTTAACCCAGGCGGGCGAGATGGTTTACGTTATCGGTAAGGCGGTTGCCGGCAAGGGGGTTGTGGCATATGTCTAG
- a CDS encoding nucleotidyltransferase domain-containing protein, which translates to MPVRSLRSCVLKWPDLQTVDQAVRLWAKRMAQKRKDIKGIGCFGSYARGDWGVGSDLDLLIIVGKSEQPFVKRAAEFDVTDLPVPTDVLVYTEKEWQGLDKQGKFCQTLKREAIWVHGPHTCRRSSKFTN; encoded by the coding sequence ATGCCGGTGAGATCATTGCGTTCGTGCGTTCTCAAATGGCCTGATTTGCAAACAGTTGATCAGGCAGTACGTCTTTGGGCAAAAAGGATGGCGCAAAAGAGAAAAGATATAAAAGGCATTGGCTGTTTTGGCTCTTATGCTAGGGGCGATTGGGGTGTAGGCAGCGATCTCGACTTACTTATCATCGTTGGAAAATCCGAGCAACCCTTTGTAAAGCGCGCTGCTGAGTTTGACGTAACCGACCTACCGGTACCTACAGATGTACTAGTCTATACAGAGAAAGAGTGGCAAGGTCTCGATAAGCAGGGAAAGTTCTGTCAAACACTTAAACGAGAGGCGATTTGGGTACACGGCCCACACACCTGTAGACGGTCCTCCAAATTTACAAATTAG